One part of the Solanum dulcamara chromosome 8, daSolDulc1.2, whole genome shotgun sequence genome encodes these proteins:
- the LOC129901180 gene encoding LOB domain-containing protein 16-like: protein MASSIGGTGSPCGACKFLRRKCAVDCIFAPYFSSEEGPSKFAAIHKVFGASNVSKLLHNVPIHDRCDAVVTISYEAQARIKDPVYGCVANIFALQQQVAYLESELMQVKGKLAQSLMNSNNICYNPQWMLNNNMASSSGEMTSSSFPANYPNYINVKSNSSPQSSSLESADHYSDGHVIMNIQDIQSLDHFLYQPYSST from the exons ATGGCAAGTAGTATTGGAGGGACAGGGTCACCATGTGGTGCATGCAAATTTCTAAGGAGAAAATGTGCTGTTGATTGTATATTTGCACCTTATTTTAGCTCAGAAGAAGGCCCTTCAAAATTTGCTGCAATTCATAAAGTGTTTGGAGCAAGTAATGTGTCTAAATTGTTGCATAATGTACCTATACATGATCGTTGTGATGCTGTTGTTACAATTTCTTATGAAGCACAAGCTAGGATTAAAGATCCTGTCTATGGTTGTGTTGCCAACATCTTTGCTTTACAACAACAG GTAGCATATTTAGAGTCTGAACTGATGCAAGTGAAAGGGAAGCTAGCTCAAAGCTTAATGaattcaaacaatatttgtTATAATCCTCAATGGATGTTGAACAATAATATGGCATCATCAAGTGGAGAAATGACAAGTTCATCCTTTCCAGCTAATTATCCAAATTATATTAATGTGAAATccaactcatcaccacaaagtAGCTCATTGGAATCTGCTGATCATTATAGTGATGGGCATGTCATAATGAATATCCAAGACATACAAAGCCTAGACCATTTTTTGTATCAACCTTATAGTAGTACCTAG
- the LOC129900221 gene encoding zinc finger protein 10-like, producing MESSNQDDYSLNSSIDQEVDQQEQGQEQEYYNMGGVGRSYECVFCKGGFNTAQALGGHMNIHRKDKLSTSRNKPSTTTHNFLSSTTTNKHEIHNLSSGANLTCYNVAEAAQSNYATYFPGSTSTNGQNFLNQSRISSYSSNDDDDDHNIQCLNLFGKGIETMEKKSQEDDLDLELRLGYDPLKQ from the exons ATGGAGTCGTCTAATCAAGATGATTACTCGTTAAACTCATCGATCGATCAAGAAGTTGACCAGCAAGAACAAGGACAAGAACAAGAGTACTACAATATGGGAGGTGTTGGCAGATCTTATGAGTGTGTTTTTTGCAAAGGAGGATTCAACACAGCTCAAGCTTTAGGTGGTCATATGAATATTCATAGGAAAGACAAATTATCCACCAGCAGGAACAAACCTAGTACTACTACTCACAATTTCCTCAGCTCCACTACTACTAATAAGCATGAAATCCACAACTTATCATCAG GTGCTAATCTTACATGTTACAATGTGGCAGAGGCCGCACAATCAAATTATGCAACATATTTTCCAGGATCTACATCCACAAATGGTCAGAATTTTTTGAATCAAAGTAGAATTAGTAGCTATAGCtctaatgatgatgatgatgatcacAATATTCAATGCCTCAATTTATTTGGAAAGGGGATAGAGACTATGGAAAAGAAGAGTCAAGAAGATGATTTGGATTTGGAGCTTCGACTTGGCTATGATCCTTTGAAACAATAg